The following are encoded together in the Asticcacaulis sp. genome:
- a CDS encoding homocysteine S-methyltransferase family protein: MTRKERIAALKAAAKERILILDGSWGVMIQRRGLDEADFLGERFKGHKGQMKGNNDILCLTRPDIIADLHNQYYAAGADISETNTFSATTIAQDDYHLDLQSVIDINREGAKIARAKADEWTAREPHKPRFVAGSIGPLNKMLSMSSDVNDPGARLVTFDQVYQAYREQVAALYEGGVDLYLIETITDTLNCKAAIKAILDLEEEGQETLPIWISGTITDRSGRTLSGQTAEAFWNSVKHAKPFAIGFNCALGADLMRPHIAELSRVADCLVAAYPNAGLPNAMGQYDEQPHETAHELHEWAKDGIVNILGGCCGTTPDHIKHVADEVRGITPRQIPKRPKALRLAGLEPFELT, encoded by the coding sequence ATGACCCGTAAAGAACGTATTGCCGCGCTGAAAGCTGCCGCGAAGGAACGCATCCTGATCCTTGATGGCTCGTGGGGCGTGATGATCCAGCGCCGCGGCCTGGACGAGGCCGATTTCCTCGGGGAGCGCTTCAAGGGCCATAAAGGCCAGATGAAGGGCAATAATGATATCCTGTGCCTGACCCGGCCGGATATCATTGCCGACCTGCATAACCAGTATTATGCAGCCGGCGCCGATATTTCCGAGACCAATACCTTTTCGGCCACCACCATCGCGCAGGACGACTATCATCTCGACCTGCAATCGGTCATCGATATCAACCGCGAAGGGGCGAAGATCGCTCGCGCGAAAGCCGATGAGTGGACCGCGAGGGAACCGCACAAGCCGCGTTTTGTGGCCGGCTCAATCGGACCGCTCAACAAGATGCTGTCCATGTCATCCGACGTGAACGATCCCGGCGCACGGTTGGTGACGTTCGATCAGGTCTATCAGGCCTATCGGGAGCAGGTTGCCGCACTTTATGAAGGCGGGGTCGATCTCTACCTGATCGAGACGATCACCGACACGCTGAACTGCAAGGCGGCGATCAAGGCGATTCTCGACCTTGAGGAAGAGGGCCAGGAAACCTTGCCGATCTGGATTTCCGGCACCATCACCGATCGTTCCGGCCGCACGCTTTCGGGCCAGACCGCCGAAGCCTTCTGGAATTCGGTCAAGCACGCCAAGCCGTTCGCCATCGGCTTTAACTGCGCCTTGGGCGCAGATCTGATGCGTCCGCATATCGCTGAACTGTCGCGCGTGGCCGATTGTCTGGTGGCCGCCTATCCCAATGCCGGCCTGCCCAATGCCATGGGCCAGTATGATGAGCAACCGCACGAAACCGCCCATGAATTGCACGAATGGGCCAAGGACGGCATTGTCAATATTTTGGGAGGCTGTTGCGGCACCACGCCGGATCACATAAAGCATGTGGCTGATGAAGTCCGCGGCATCACGCCGCGCCAGATACCCAAACGCCCCAAGGCCCTGAGGCTGGCGGGCCTTGAGCCTTTCGAGCTGACATGA
- the metF gene encoding methylenetetrahydrofolate reductase [NAD(P)H]: MSPSLNPNLKSDLAPIARSLAAGGQNLKVSFEFFPPKTEEMETTLWESIRRLAPLNPEFVSVTYGAGGSTRERTHRTVKRILDETHLKPAAHLTCVDASREEVDEVIRAYWAAGVRHIVALRGDPPSGFGDYKPRNDGYQNATELTAAIKRIGDFEVSVGVYPEKHPQSPSLAFDLDVLRQKVDAGATRGISQFFFEPATFLRFRDAVADAGIRIDLTPGIMPVTNFKGLRRMAAACEAAIPDWLGELFEGLDEDADTRKLLASAVAVELCLGLEREGVENFHFYTLNRADLVFAIGRILGLKEAKI, encoded by the coding sequence ATGAGCCCCTCGCTGAATCCCAATCTGAAATCCGATCTCGCTCCCATTGCGCGTTCGCTCGCCGCCGGCGGGCAGAATTTGAAAGTGTCGTTTGAATTCTTCCCGCCGAAGACGGAAGAGATGGAAACGACCTTGTGGGAGTCGATCCGCCGTCTGGCGCCGTTAAACCCTGAGTTTGTCTCGGTGACCTATGGTGCTGGCGGCTCTACCCGCGAACGCACCCACCGCACGGTCAAGCGCATCCTCGACGAGACGCACCTGAAGCCCGCCGCGCACCTGACCTGCGTCGATGCCTCGCGTGAAGAGGTCGATGAGGTGATCCGCGCCTACTGGGCGGCGGGCGTGCGCCATATCGTGGCCTTGCGCGGCGATCCGCCCTCAGGGTTTGGTGATTACAAGCCGCGCAATGACGGCTACCAGAATGCCACCGAACTGACCGCCGCCATCAAGCGGATCGGCGATTTCGAGGTCAGTGTGGGGGTCTATCCGGAGAAGCACCCGCAATCGCCATCGCTGGCCTTCGATCTCGATGTCCTGCGCCAGAAGGTCGATGCCGGCGCGACGCGTGGCATCAGCCAGTTCTTCTTCGAGCCGGCCACCTTCCTGCGCTTCCGCGATGCCGTGGCCGATGCCGGAATCCGCATCGACCTGACGCCGGGCATCATGCCGGTGACCAATTTCAAGGGCCTGCGCCGCATGGCTGCCGCCTGCGAAGCCGCCATCCCCGACTGGCTGGGTGAGCTGTTCGAGGGGCTGGATGAAGATGCTGATACGCGCAAACTGCTGGCCTCGGCCGTGGCGGTGGAGCTGTGTCTGGGGCTGGAACGCGAAGGCGTCGAAAACTTCCACTTTTATACGCTGAACCGCGCCGACCTGGTTTTTGCCATCGGCCGGATACTGGGATTGAAGGAAGCTAAGATATGA
- a CDS encoding metalloregulator ArsR/SmtB family transcription factor: MADDYASKIRFNTLLEALKAAGEPTRLRLLRLLAREELSVMELVSILDQSQPRISRHLKLMSEAGLIERFPDGAWVFYRLSSAPSIRPLVDVILASLDDAYGEDLQQLEGVRSHRRKSAEGYFETIAPKWDEIRSHYIAEADVEAEILRLAARQPYAHLVDLGTGSGRMLTLLGGSAKTAIGLDLSQHMLNVARARSHDAGLKTIDFRHGDIYETRLPAASADFVVVHQVLHFLADPGRAIAEAARLLKPGGRLLIADFAHHDLEIMREQYQHRRLGMLDEDMDHWFETAGLRLNVTRSLPPKEAGLTVKIWLAIKS, from the coding sequence ATGGCTGATGATTACGCATCCAAAATCCGATTTAATACGCTCCTTGAGGCCCTGAAGGCGGCGGGTGAGCCGACGCGCCTGCGCCTGCTGCGCCTGCTGGCGCGCGAAGAGCTGTCAGTTATGGAACTGGTGTCTATCCTCGACCAGAGCCAGCCGCGCATCTCGCGCCATCTCAAGCTGATGAGCGAAGCCGGGCTGATCGAACGTTTTCCGGACGGCGCCTGGGTGTTTTACCGCCTGTCGTCAGCACCGTCCATCCGCCCGCTGGTCGATGTCATTCTGGCGTCGCTGGACGATGCCTATGGCGAAGACCTGCAACAGCTCGAAGGGGTCCGCAGTCACCGGCGCAAATCGGCGGAAGGGTATTTCGAGACCATCGCGCCGAAATGGGATGAAATCCGCAGCCACTATATAGCCGAGGCGGATGTCGAGGCCGAGATCCTGCGCCTGGCCGCCCGCCAGCCCTATGCGCACCTGGTTGATCTCGGCACCGGCTCCGGGCGTATGCTGACGCTTCTGGGCGGCAGCGCGAAGACGGCCATTGGCCTGGACCTGTCGCAGCACATGCTCAATGTGGCGCGGGCGCGCTCGCATGATGCCGGGCTGAAAACCATCGATTTCCGCCATGGCGATATCTACGAAACACGATTGCCGGCGGCCTCGGCCGATTTCGTGGTGGTCCATCAGGTGTTGCACTTTCTGGCCGATCCGGGGCGTGCCATCGCCGAAGCCGCGCGGTTGTTGAAACCTGGCGGCCGTCTGCTGATTGCCGACTTCGCGCACCACGATCTCGAAATCATGCGCGAACAGTACCAGCATCGGCGGCTGGGTATGCTGGATGAGGACATGGACCACTGGTTCGAAACCGCCGGTCTTAGGCTGAATGTTACCCGTTCGCTGCCGCCGAAAGAGGCCGGCCTGACCGTCAAGATCTGGCTCGCCATCAAGAGCTGA
- a CDS encoding DUF983 domain-containing protein gives MRDGVGIGKALLRGLQRKCPCCGKASAFRGYLKVVDACPVCQTPLSLYPTDDGPAYITMILIGHLVIAPAFMFGFFYAYPVQVLVPVLVGSIGLLTLLALPFIKGAFLGLMWYLGLKQAR, from the coding sequence ATGAGAGATGGCGTTGGTATCGGCAAGGCCCTGCTGCGCGGCTTGCAGCGAAAATGCCCTTGCTGCGGCAAGGCGTCCGCCTTTCGCGGCTACCTGAAGGTGGTCGACGCCTGCCCCGTTTGCCAAACCCCGCTCAGCCTCTACCCAACCGATGACGGCCCGGCCTATATCACCATGATCCTGATCGGCCACCTGGTGATTGCGCCGGCCTTCATGTTCGGTTTTTTCTACGCCTATCCGGTGCAGGTTCTGGTGCCGGTGCTGGTCGGCTCTATCGGCCTGCTGACCCTCCTGGCCCTGCCCTTCATCAAGGGCGCCTTCTTAGGGCTGATGTGGTATCTGGGCCTCAAGCAGGCGCGATAA
- a CDS encoding DUF1508 domain-containing protein — protein sequence MAHKFEIRKNKAGEFVAYFTYNGESIWWTEGYSSKVSAKNAIESVLKNGPNAEIDDQTD from the coding sequence ATGGCTCACAAGTTCGAAATCCGCAAGAACAAGGCCGGCGAATTCGTTGCCTATTTCACCTATAATGGGGAAAGCATCTGGTGGACCGAAGGCTACAGCTCCAAGGTGTCCGCCAAGAACGCGATTGAGTCGGTCCTGAAAAATGGCCCTAATGCCGAAATCGACGACCAGACGGATTAA
- the ppa gene encoding inorganic diphosphatase yields the protein MNIDKISVGPNAPWDVHAVIEIPQGGMPVKYEMDKDSGALFVDRFLYTSMYYPGNYGFIPHTLADDGDPCDVMVVGPTPVYPGVVIRVRPIGALIMEDEAGRDEKILAVPVDKLHPYYTNVQSYRQMPSILIDQITHFFAHYKDLEKNKMTNVIGWVEPEAAAQLIRDGQERLAQKIG from the coding sequence ATGAATATTGATAAAATCTCCGTAGGTCCGAACGCGCCGTGGGACGTCCACGCGGTCATCGAAATCCCGCAGGGCGGTATGCCGGTGAAGTACGAGATGGACAAGGATTCCGGCGCCCTGTTCGTCGATCGCTTCCTCTATACCTCGATGTATTATCCGGGCAATTACGGTTTCATCCCGCACACCCTGGCCGATGACGGTGATCCGTGTGACGTTATGGTCGTCGGCCCGACGCCGGTTTACCCTGGCGTGGTCATTCGCGTGCGCCCGATCGGCGCCCTGATCATGGAAGATGAAGCGGGCCGCGACGAGAAGATCCTGGCCGTGCCGGTCGACAAGCTGCACCCCTACTATACCAATGTGCAGAGCTATCGCCAGATGCCGTCCATCCTGATCGACCAGATCACGCACTTCTTCGCGCACTACAAGGATCTGGAAAAGAACAAGATGACCAATGTCATCGGCTGGGTCGAGCCGGAAGCGGCGGCGCAACTTATCCGCGATGGTCAGGAACGCCTGGCCCAGAAGATTGGCTAA
- a CDS encoding DUF599 family protein produces MSILNTLVRAAQDSPLDIAGLVIFMFCWLGYEPFLRRISKSRGLITKDLSVVRRAWMREMTVREVKLYDSNLMAHAVNSATNFSSANLLLIAAVAGVLFGGHLPLKSLTTLGLDVSSTQLFQIKMALVLICLSRGLLDFIWALRQMNYCAAAMGSLPENMDVDTAAKFTNAITNVLEPAMTSFSQGVRAYYFSLAATAWLWGPIYLALASIGAVALLGWRQSRSQSARGLRQLRELLEEHPYPTPPRPIAAELQTKDKNAAPHNAQGGY; encoded by the coding sequence ATGTCCATCCTGAATACCCTGGTACGCGCCGCGCAGGACAGCCCGCTCGATATAGCCGGCCTTGTCATCTTCATGTTCTGCTGGCTGGGCTATGAACCTTTCCTGCGCCGGATATCCAAAAGCCGCGGCCTCATCACCAAGGATCTGAGCGTGGTGCGCCGGGCCTGGATGAGGGAAATGACCGTGCGCGAGGTCAAGCTCTACGATTCCAACCTGATGGCCCACGCGGTCAATTCGGCCACCAATTTTTCGTCGGCCAACCTGCTGCTGATCGCGGCGGTCGCCGGCGTCCTGTTCGGCGGGCACCTGCCGCTGAAGTCGCTGACGACCCTCGGCCTCGATGTCTCCTCTACCCAGCTTTTCCAGATCAAGATGGCCCTTGTGCTCATCTGCCTGTCGCGCGGCCTGCTCGATTTCATCTGGGCCCTGCGCCAGATGAATTACTGCGCCGCCGCCATGGGCTCCCTGCCGGAAAACATGGATGTCGATACGGCCGCCAAGTTCACTAATGCCATTACCAATGTGCTCGAACCGGCGATGACCAGTTTCTCGCAGGGCGTGCGCGCCTATTACTTTTCCCTGGCCGCCACCGCCTGGTTGTGGGGACCGATCTATCTCGCCCTTGCCAGCATAGGCGCCGTCGCTCTGCTCGGCTGGCGGCAGTCGCGCTCGCAATCGGCGCGGGGCCTGCGGCAATTGCGTGAACTGCTGGAAGAACATCCCTACCCGACCCCGCCGCGCCCCATCGCCGCGGAACTCCAGACCAAGGATAAAAATGCGGCACCGCACAATGCGCAAGGCGGCTATTAA
- a CDS encoding N-formylglutamate amidohydrolase, producing MSDLLPTPWHLVHSPDHAPIVVRPREASRLVYSLPHSGRYYPQSFIAEARQSPQGLRVSEDAFVDDLVGITPELGVYGLTSRYARAFCDVNRNALELDARLIRGELPRAALALSARVKAGFGVIARRLSAEEDIYRQPLNMEEVNRRLDLIHRPYHEALKGLLAEARRTGPAILIDWHSMPSAALNQFRNGEPKPDIVLGNRHGETCSESLVRRVRGVLEGAGLRVGLNKPFAGGYIVETYGRPAAGIEALQIEINRAIYMDEDRLEPHAGAIRLRTIFRKLTDTLKSL from the coding sequence ATGAGCGATCTCCTCCCGACACCCTGGCATCTTGTGCACAGTCCCGATCATGCGCCGATCGTGGTCAGGCCGCGCGAGGCCAGCCGGCTGGTCTACAGCCTGCCGCACAGTGGGCGCTATTATCCACAAAGCTTTATCGCCGAGGCAAGGCAATCGCCGCAAGGCCTGCGTGTCAGCGAGGATGCTTTTGTCGATGACCTGGTGGGTATCACGCCCGAACTCGGCGTCTACGGACTGACCAGCCGGTATGCGCGCGCCTTCTGCGATGTCAATCGCAATGCGCTGGAACTCGATGCCCGGCTGATACGTGGTGAGCTGCCCAGGGCAGCGCTTGCCTTGAGCGCGCGCGTCAAGGCCGGTTTCGGCGTTATCGCCCGCCGCCTGAGCGCGGAAGAGGACATTTATCGCCAGCCGCTCAATATGGAAGAGGTTAATCGCCGGCTCGATCTGATCCACCGGCCTTATCACGAGGCGCTGAAAGGTTTGCTGGCGGAGGCGCGCCGAACCGGACCGGCCATACTGATCGACTGGCACTCCATGCCGAGCGCCGCCCTCAATCAGTTTCGCAATGGGGAGCCAAAGCCGGATATCGTGCTGGGAAACCGTCACGGTGAAACCTGTTCCGAAAGTCTGGTCCGGCGCGTTCGGGGCGTCCTGGAGGGGGCGGGACTGCGTGTCGGGCTCAATAAACCCTTCGCCGGCGGCTATATTGTTGAAACCTACGGCCGGCCCGCGGCGGGAATCGAAGCCCTGCAGATCGAGATCAACCGCGCCATCTATATGGATGAAGACCGGCTCGAACCACACGCGGGCGCCATCCGTCTGCGGACGATTTTCCGCAAGCTGACGGACACGCTCAAAAGCCTGTAG
- a CDS encoding response regulator, which translates to MKKILLAEDEDSVRSFLSRALQRAGYEVVSCPDGDTAILALDQGPYDLLLTDIVMPGADGIEVAKRAAQLQPDLKIMFITGFAAVALNAQKASPNAKVLEKPVHLREIVTEVERLIAA; encoded by the coding sequence ATGAAGAAGATTCTCCTTGCCGAAGATGAGGATTCCGTCCGCAGCTTCCTGTCGCGTGCCCTGCAGCGCGCCGGCTATGAGGTGGTGAGTTGCCCTGACGGCGACACCGCTATCCTGGCCCTTGACCAGGGCCCTTACGATCTTCTGCTGACCGACATCGTCATGCCCGGCGCCGATGGCATCGAAGTGGCCAAGCGCGCCGCCCAGTTGCAGCCCGATCTCAAGATCATGTTCATCACCGGCTTCGCGGCCGTGGCACTTAATGCCCAGAAAGCCTCCCCAAACGCCAAGGTGCTGGAAAAGCCCGTGCATCTCAGGGAAATCGTAACGGAAGTCGAAAGGCTTATTGCCGCTTAA
- the aqpZ gene encoding aquaporin Z — MKKAFAELIGTFVLVFFGCGSAVFAGDQAGMLPLGIAFAFGLAIVAMAYGIGPVSGCHVNPAVSLGAFIAGRMTVKDLLVYVISQCVGAILGAAVLYAILSGKLGGYDVAVSGLGQNGWGAGYQGGYGVGAAFTFEVVATFIFLVVILGSTHKLAPVGFAGLAIGLTLTVIHIVGIRITGVSVNPARSLGPALFVGGQALSQLWLFIVAPLIGAAVAGLLFRFGILEGKA; from the coding sequence ATGAAAAAGGCATTCGCCGAACTGATCGGCACATTCGTACTCGTATTCTTCGGTTGCGGTTCGGCGGTCTTCGCCGGTGACCAGGCGGGCATGTTGCCGCTGGGGATCGCCTTCGCCTTTGGCCTGGCCATCGTTGCCATGGCCTATGGCATCGGGCCGGTGTCCGGCTGTCATGTCAATCCGGCGGTGTCGCTGGGGGCTTTCATCGCCGGGCGCATGACCGTCAAAGATCTGCTGGTTTATGTGATTTCACAATGCGTCGGCGCCATTCTTGGCGCGGCGGTACTATACGCCATCCTCTCCGGCAAGCTGGGTGGCTATGATGTCGCTGTCAGCGGCCTGGGGCAAAACGGCTGGGGCGCGGGATATCAGGGAGGTTATGGCGTCGGCGCGGCCTTTACGTTTGAGGTGGTGGCAACCTTTATCTTCCTGGTCGTCATACTGGGCTCGACCCATAAGCTGGCGCCGGTCGGTTTTGCCGGACTGGCCATCGGCCTGACGCTTACGGTCATTCATATCGTCGGTATTCGCATCACCGGTGTGTCGGTCAATCCGGCGCGCAGCTTAGGCCCGGCGCTGTTTGTCGGCGGACAGGCGCTTTCGCAGTTGTGGCTGTTTATCGTGGCCCCACTGATCGGCGCGGCGGTGGCGGGGCTTCTGTTCCGCTTCGGCATATTGGAAGGCAAGGCCTGA
- a CDS encoding sel1 repeat family protein, translating to MKPYPLVSLAALLVFSSPVLAQTSGILPPQAVADQNKKAETADIATLQIQAQAGDVKAQVQLADDYFTGNGIGQDYAKAFDWYKKAANAGNPEAQTELGLMYAKGYDVTPVDYKEALHWTRIAAEQGYVGAQYNLGVAYDNGLGVEADLKTAFDWYLKAARQGYDIAQFNVATMFEAGQGVLQDLASARDWYQKAADQGNAPARYNLGNMYLTGHGVDKDTAKGLGLVEASAKQGFPLAQSRMAGLYYVGEIVPQDRVKAYAWALLAAGDGDPDGQNLMKTIDGSHLLNEADMRQASALADTYASAQ from the coding sequence ATGAAACCTTATCCTCTTGTCAGCCTTGCGGCCCTGCTGGTCTTTTCATCGCCTGTGTTGGCGCAGACCTCCGGCATATTGCCGCCGCAAGCCGTGGCCGATCAGAATAAAAAGGCCGAAACCGCCGATATCGCCACCTTGCAGATTCAGGCGCAGGCCGGAGATGTGAAAGCCCAGGTGCAACTGGCCGACGACTATTTCACCGGTAATGGCATAGGTCAGGATTATGCCAAGGCGTTCGACTGGTACAAGAAGGCGGCCAATGCCGGAAATCCGGAAGCCCAGACCGAACTGGGGCTGATGTATGCCAAGGGCTATGATGTCACGCCAGTCGATTACAAGGAAGCCCTCCACTGGACGCGCATCGCCGCCGAGCAGGGCTATGTCGGGGCGCAGTATAATCTGGGCGTCGCCTATGATAACGGCCTGGGGGTCGAGGCCGATCTGAAAACCGCCTTCGACTGGTATCTGAAGGCGGCGCGGCAGGGCTATGATATCGCCCAGTTCAATGTCGCTACCATGTTCGAGGCGGGGCAGGGCGTGCTTCAGGATCTCGCTTCGGCGCGTGACTGGTATCAAAAGGCCGCCGACCAGGGCAATGCACCGGCGCGCTACAATCTCGGCAACATGTACCTGACCGGGCATGGCGTCGACAAGGATACGGCCAAAGGGCTGGGCCTGGTGGAAGCCTCGGCGAAACAGGGCTTCCCCTTGGCGCAAAGCCGCATGGCCGGTCTCTACTATGTCGGCGAAATCGTGCCGCAGGACAGGGTGAAAGCCTATGCCTGGGCGCTGCTGGCGGCCGGTGACGGCGATCCCGACGGGCAGAACCTGATGAAGACCATAGACGGCAGCCACCTGCTGAATGAGGCCGATATGCGCCAGGCCTCGGCTTTGGCCGATACCTACGCTTCGGCGCAGTAA
- a CDS encoding patatin-like phospholipase family protein, translating into MSFEKVSPAPAALTAAYDQTVLVLQGGGALGAYQAGAYEVLHENGVEPDWVAGISIGAINAAIIAGNAPENRISHLRQFWKDIATVMPGESLARTHDISDFTFRQMSGFLGLTAGVQNFYRPWFLPPWFNRPGTPEATSFYDTAPLRESLERHVDFDRINSGPMRLSLGAVHIKSGNFVYFDSGDRRIGPEHVMASAALPPGFPAVHIDGEAYWDGGLVSNTPLSYVLDAGVAKDTLIFQIDLFSAEGPEPATMDEVQERMKDITYSSRTRLNTDAFLEKYRLRQAVRELAKYVPADVLESLCGSDEPTDLYSGRVSLVHIINRANRREIQSKDYEFWRASLEEHWHDGRHDAGIAVAETSWRTFSDPDAGLAIYDYIRPESHKKRVKLWP; encoded by the coding sequence ATGTCGTTTGAAAAAGTCTCCCCCGCACCCGCTGCCCTGACCGCCGCCTATGACCAGACCGTCCTGGTCCTTCAGGGCGGCGGCGCGCTTGGCGCCTACCAGGCCGGCGCCTATGAAGTGCTGCATGAAAATGGCGTCGAGCCGGACTGGGTGGCCGGTATCTCGATCGGCGCCATAAACGCCGCCATCATCGCCGGCAATGCGCCGGAAAACCGCATTTCCCACCTGCGGCAGTTCTGGAAGGATATCGCCACCGTCATGCCGGGTGAAAGCCTGGCCCGCACGCACGATATCAGTGACTTCACCTTCCGGCAGATGAGCGGATTTCTGGGCCTGACGGCCGGCGTGCAGAATTTCTACCGGCCGTGGTTTCTGCCACCCTGGTTCAACAGGCCCGGCACGCCGGAAGCGACCAGCTTTTATGACACGGCGCCTCTGCGCGAAAGCCTTGAGCGTCATGTCGATTTCGACCGCATCAATTCAGGCCCCATGCGCCTGAGTCTTGGGGCGGTCCATATCAAGTCGGGTAACTTCGTCTATTTCGACAGCGGCGACCGCCGGATCGGCCCGGAGCATGTCATGGCCAGCGCCGCCCTGCCGCCGGGCTTTCCGGCCGTGCATATCGATGGTGAAGCCTACTGGGATGGCGGACTGGTCTCTAATACGCCGCTGTCCTATGTGCTTGATGCCGGGGTGGCCAAGGACACGCTGATCTTCCAGATCGACCTCTTCAGCGCCGAAGGGCCGGAACCGGCCACCATGGACGAGGTGCAGGAGCGGATGAAGGACATCACCTATTCCAGCCGGACGCGCCTCAATACCGACGCCTTCCTGGAGAAATACCGCCTGCGCCAGGCGGTGCGCGAACTGGCGAAATATGTGCCGGCGGACGTGCTGGAAAGCCTGTGCGGCAGCGACGAACCGACCGATCTCTACAGCGGGCGGGTCAGCCTGGTCCACATCATCAACCGGGCCAACCGCCGCGAGATCCAGTCGAAGGACTATGAGTTCTGGCGTGCCTCACTGGAGGAGCACTGGCATGACGGCCGCCATGACGCCGGTATCGCCGTGGCCGAAACAAGCTGGCGGACCTTCAGCGATCCTGATGCCGGCCTTGCGATTTATGACTATATCCGACCGGAATCGCACAAAAAGCGCGTCAAACTGTGGCCATGA
- a CDS encoding SIMPL domain-containing protein, whose product MRKILLMTVVAGLALAGTASAQTVAPQASPYDRAPWWMKESVITQTGYVFTEIPANRANFSATFLTVADTAEKAQNLAIAQTKGLNQALDKLGKDKVRISTSFSMRALYEQYRDKNGNRIEDQRGDKIEKYQVSLNLSVEVRDTALLERAYALVLAAAPTSSTPINFNLQPDNETNTWLYTEAVKDAHTRALQSAAAAGGKLSGIKVIDPTGRACETDILARAPDGSYDNTQAQEVAYESRAYASAPPPPPMVAPAAMADMGGYAPGSAEYLEAKALQNPFIQTPPLQRLEAKACVVYGLN is encoded by the coding sequence ATGCGTAAAATCTTACTTATGACCGTTGTGGCGGGCCTGGCCCTGGCGGGTACTGCTTCTGCCCAGACGGTGGCGCCGCAAGCCTCGCCCTATGACCGCGCACCGTGGTGGATGAAGGAAAGCGTCATTACCCAGACGGGTTACGTCTTTACCGAAATCCCCGCCAACCGCGCCAATTTTTCCGCCACCTTCCTGACGGTGGCCGATACGGCCGAAAAGGCGCAGAACCTGGCCATTGCCCAGACCAAGGGCCTCAATCAGGCGCTGGACAAGCTCGGCAAGGACAAGGTGCGGATCAGCACCAGCTTCTCCATGCGCGCGCTTTATGAGCAGTACCGCGACAAGAACGGCAACCGCATCGAGGATCAGCGCGGCGACAAGATCGAAAAGTATCAGGTGTCGCTGAACCTTTCGGTCGAGGTGCGCGATACCGCCCTGCTGGAACGCGCCTATGCGCTGGTTCTGGCGGCGGCGCCGACCTCATCGACCCCGATCAATTTCAATCTCCAGCCCGATAACGAGACCAATACCTGGCTCTATACCGAAGCGGTGAAGGACGCCCATACCCGCGCCCTGCAATCGGCGGCGGCGGCGGGCGGCAAGCTGAGCGGTATCAAGGTGATTGATCCGACCGGTCGCGCCTGTGAGACGGATATCCTGGCGCGGGCACCGGATGGTTCATACGATAACACGCAGGCGCAGGAAGTTGCTTATGAGAGCCGCGCTTATGCGTCTGCACCGCCACCACCGCCTATGGTAGCCCCTGCCGCCATGGCCGATATGGGAGGATATGCGCCGGGCTCCGCCGAATATTTGGAAGCCAAGGCCCTGCAAAATCCATTTATCCAGACACCGCCGCTGCAAAGGCTGGAGGCGAAAGCCTGCGTGGTCTACGGCCTGAACTGA